In the genome of Xyrauchen texanus isolate HMW12.3.18 chromosome 33, RBS_HiC_50CHRs, whole genome shotgun sequence, one region contains:
- the LOC127626678 gene encoding E3 SUMO-protein ligase ZBED1-like, with amino-acid sequence MKDKGATSQNTSRQTTQTSITQTLYGASPYPPSSQRHKEITNAITYHLAKDMAPINTVQNEGFKAMIKTLDKRYSLPSRNYFSSVALPGLYTQCRITVEEEMQNMQYFAATTDLWSSRTMEPYLSLTVHFITNDFNMRSRCLQRTFFPADHTGEELAQGLKDSLNSWSLEEDKMVCITTDSGANIVKAASLNKWTRLQCFGHRLHLAIENAMKDSRIDRAVGLCKKLVAYFSHSWKRRRELAIAQKELNLPEHQLKTECPTRWGSRQAMVQRVLEQQTAIGHVLSADRKARHLTPTWQDIEVLEVINKTLTPLADFTDALSGEQYVTISSVKPVLHLFETMMAVQEDDTGLARSIKSKILHYLKEKYSDPHTQELLDIATVLDPRFKLNYVSKDNKVSVKDRLKNEMTSIGMQSPPQLTPAPAFAAPVEKKRKTLGCFLKAAKGNEAAAPSDASQENDVDMELGSYLLTRNIDSEDDPIIWWKEHKGQYPKLSVLARKYLCITATSSPSERVFSTGGTL; translated from the exons ATGAAAGACAAGGGAGCCACATCTCAAAATACCAGCCGCCAAACCACGCAAACTTCCATAACTCAGACGTTGTACGGAGCATCGCCATACCCTCCAAGTTCCCAGCGGCACAAAGAGATAACAAACGCCATCACTTATCATTTAGCTAAAGACATGGCTCCAATCAACACAGTTCAAAACGAGGGATTTAAGGCGATGATAAAGACTTTGGACAAGCGCTACTCGTTGCCCTCTCGCAACTATTTTTCATCCGTTGCACTTCCAGGTCTATACACCCAGTGTCGAATTACAGTCGAGGAAGAAATGCAAAATATGCAGTACTTCGCGGCAACAACAGACCTATGGTCAAGCCGAACCATGGAGCCGTATTTAAGCTTGACAGTGCATTTCATAACGAATGACTTCAACATGAGGAGCCGCTGTCTACAGAGGACGTTCTTCCCTGCTGATCACACTGGCGAGGAACTGGCACAGGGACTAAAGGACAGTCTCAACTCCTGGAGTTTGGAAGAGGACAAAATGGTGTGCATCACCACAGACAGTGGAGCAAACATTGTAAAAGCAGCCTCCCTGAACAAGTGGACAAGGCTTCAATGTTTTGGCCATAGGCTACATCTGGCTATAG agaATGCAATGAAAGATTCCCGGATTGACCGTGCTGTGGGTCTTTGTAAAAAGCTTGTGGCCTACTTCAGCCATAGTTGGAAGCGGAGGAGGGAGCTTGCTATTGCCCAAAAGGAGCTCAACCTGCCTGAACACCAGCTTAAAACGGAGTGCCCAACAAGATGGGGATCCCGACAAGCTATGGTCCAGAGGGTCCTTGAACAGCAAACTGCTATTGGACATGTTCTCTCTGCTGACCGGAAGGCTAGACACCTGACACCAACCTGGCAGGATATCGAAGTCCTTGAAGTGATCAACAAGACACTCACCCCGCTGGCAGACTTTACTGATGCTCTGTCAGGAGAGCAGTATGTTACTATCTCCTCAGTCAAGCCGGTCCTCCACCTTTTTGAGACAATGATGGCAGTGCAGGAAGATGATACAGGTCTTGCACGATCAATTAAGTCGAAAATCCTGCATTACCTTAAAGAAAAGTATAGTGATCCACACACTCAGGAGCTGCTCGACATAGCCACAGTATTGGATCCACGTTTTAAACTGAACTATGTCagcaaggacaacaaagtcagtgtcaaggacagactgaagaaTGAGATGACTAGCATTGGTATG CAAAGTCCCCCACAACTGACCCCAGCCCCAGCCTTCGCTGCCCCCGTAGAAAAGAAGAGAAAGACCTTAGGTTGTTTTTTAAAAGCAGCAAAGGGCAATGAGGCAGCAGCACCATCTGATGCTTCTCAAGAGAATGATGTTGACATGGAGCTAGGCTCATATCTACTCACAAGAAACATTGACAGCGAAGATGACCCCATAATCTGGTGGAAAGAACACAAGGGACAATATCCAAAACTGTCTGTGCTGGCAAGGAAATACCTCTGTATCACTGCTACAAGTTCCCCATCAGAAAGGGTTTTCAGCACAGGGGGAACATTGTAA
- the LOC127626781 gene encoding protein phosphatase 1B-like isoform X1: MGAFLDKPKTEKHNAHGAGNGLRYGLSSMQGWRVEMEDAHTAVLGLPHGLDDWSFFAVYDGHAGSRVANYCSKHLLEHIIISSEDFRSGPDSVEGVKIGIRSGFLKIDEYMRNFSDLRNGMDRSGSTAVGVLVSPEHLYFINCGDSRAVLSRARQVQFSTQDHKPCNPREKERIQNAGGSVMIQRVNGSLAVSRALGDYDYKCVDGKGPTEQLVSPEPEVFEIPRVSKEDEFVVLACDGIWDVMSNEELCDFVRSRLEVWDDLEKVCNSVVDTCLHKGSRDNMSVVLVCFPNGPKVSEEAVKREAELDKLLEARVEEIIEKSGEEGVPDLSHVMHNLRPESIPNLPPGGGLASKRSVIEAVYNRLNPHKEEDGESQGGAAGGEEEDDGSTAAAHLLEALRQFRLSHRGEYRQALEQALSTYRLSCSTGATTRTAPQEDPPSPPPSPATEPVNSEEGQDEAATSLSQDKLSGAPTA, from the exons ATGGGGGCCTTTTTGGACAAGCCGAAGACTGAGAAACATAATGCTCACGGGGCAGGCAACGGTCTGCGTTATGGCCTGAGCAGCATGCAGGGCTGGCGGGTGGAGATGGAGGATGCACACACAGCTGTGTTGGGCCTGCCACACGGCCTGGATGACTGGTCCTTCTTTGCCGTGTATGATGGTCATGCTGGCTCCCGTGTGGCCAACTATTGCTCCAAACACCTGCTGGAGCACATCATAATCAGCAGCGAGGACTTCCGTTCGGGCCCTGATTCTGTGGAGGGCGTTAAAATTGGCATTCGTTCTGGCTTCCTGAAGATTGATGAGTATATGCGCAACTTCTCGGATCTACGGAACGGCATGGACCGTAGCGGCTCTACAGCAGTGGGTGTGCTGGTGTCGCCCGAGCACCTCTATTTCATCAACTGTGGAGACTCCCGTGCTGTTCTCAGTCGTGCCCGACAGGTGCAGTTCTCCACGCAAGACCACAAGCCCTGCAACCCACGTGAAAAAGAACGCATTCAGAATGCTGGAGGTTCTGTAATGATCCAAAGGGTCAATGGCTCTCTGGCTGTGTCACGTGCCCTGGGGGATTATGACTACAAGTGTGTGGATGGAAAGGGTCCTACTGAGCAGCTGGTATCTCCCGAACCGGAGGTGTTTGAGATCCCACGTGTTTCAAAAGAGGATGAGTTTGTGGTGCTTGCTTGTGATGGCATCTGGGATGTTATGAGCAACGAAGAGCTGTGTGATTTTGTGCGCTCTCGGTTGGAGGTGTGGGATGATTTGGAGAAGGTCTGCAACTCTGTGGTGGACACCTGTTTACATAAG GGAAGTCGTGACAACATGAGTGTTGTTCTGGTTTGTTTCCCCAATGGACCGAAAGTATCTGAGGAGGCCGTGAAGAGAGAGGCCGAATTGGACAAGCTGCTGGAGGCTCGGGTGGAAG AAATCATAGAGAAATCAGGGGAGGAAGGCGTCCCAGATCTAAGCCATGTCATGCACAACCTCCGCCCTGAGAGCATCCCCAATTTGCCACCAGGAGGTGGTCTTGCTAGCAA ACGCAGTGTAATTGAGGCTGTTTACAACAGGCTAAATCCACATAAAGAAGAAGATGGG GAGAGCCAGGGAGGAGCAGCCGGTggtgaggaggaagatgatggcAGCACTGCTGCAGCCCACCTGCTGGAGGCGCTACGACAGTTCCGGCTCAGCCACCGAGGCGAATATCGCCAAGCACTGGAGCAGGCGCTCTCAACTTACCGGCTGTCCTGCTCGACAGGTGCCACGACACGGACTGCCCCCCAGGAGGACCCTCCCTCACCCCCACCATCCCCAGCCACTGAACCTGTCAACTCTGAGGAGGGACAGGACGAAGCAGCCACATCGCTGTCTCAGGACAAGCTCTCTGGCGCCCCCACTGCATGA
- the LOC127626781 gene encoding protein phosphatase 1B-like isoform X2 codes for MGAFLDKPKTEKHNAHGAGNGLRYGLSSMQGWRVEMEDAHTAVLGLPHGLDDWSFFAVYDGHAGSRVANYCSKHLLEHIIISSEDFRSGPDSVEGVKIGIRSGFLKIDEYMRNFSDLRNGMDRSGSTAVGVLVSPEHLYFINCGDSRAVLSRARQVQFSTQDHKPCNPREKERIQNAGGSVMIQRVNGSLAVSRALGDYDYKCVDGKGPTEQLVSPEPEVFEIPRVSKEDEFVVLACDGIWDVMSNEELCDFVRSRLEVWDDLEKVCNSVVDTCLHKGSRDNMSVVLVCFPNGPKVSEEAVKREAELDKLLEARVEEIIEKSGEEGVPDLSHVMHNLRPESIPNLPPGGGLASKRSVIEAVYNRLNPHKEEDGSGGDLDDPW; via the exons ATGGGGGCCTTTTTGGACAAGCCGAAGACTGAGAAACATAATGCTCACGGGGCAGGCAACGGTCTGCGTTATGGCCTGAGCAGCATGCAGGGCTGGCGGGTGGAGATGGAGGATGCACACACAGCTGTGTTGGGCCTGCCACACGGCCTGGATGACTGGTCCTTCTTTGCCGTGTATGATGGTCATGCTGGCTCCCGTGTGGCCAACTATTGCTCCAAACACCTGCTGGAGCACATCATAATCAGCAGCGAGGACTTCCGTTCGGGCCCTGATTCTGTGGAGGGCGTTAAAATTGGCATTCGTTCTGGCTTCCTGAAGATTGATGAGTATATGCGCAACTTCTCGGATCTACGGAACGGCATGGACCGTAGCGGCTCTACAGCAGTGGGTGTGCTGGTGTCGCCCGAGCACCTCTATTTCATCAACTGTGGAGACTCCCGTGCTGTTCTCAGTCGTGCCCGACAGGTGCAGTTCTCCACGCAAGACCACAAGCCCTGCAACCCACGTGAAAAAGAACGCATTCAGAATGCTGGAGGTTCTGTAATGATCCAAAGGGTCAATGGCTCTCTGGCTGTGTCACGTGCCCTGGGGGATTATGACTACAAGTGTGTGGATGGAAAGGGTCCTACTGAGCAGCTGGTATCTCCCGAACCGGAGGTGTTTGAGATCCCACGTGTTTCAAAAGAGGATGAGTTTGTGGTGCTTGCTTGTGATGGCATCTGGGATGTTATGAGCAACGAAGAGCTGTGTGATTTTGTGCGCTCTCGGTTGGAGGTGTGGGATGATTTGGAGAAGGTCTGCAACTCTGTGGTGGACACCTGTTTACATAAG GGAAGTCGTGACAACATGAGTGTTGTTCTGGTTTGTTTCCCCAATGGACCGAAAGTATCTGAGGAGGCCGTGAAGAGAGAGGCCGAATTGGACAAGCTGCTGGAGGCTCGGGTGGAAG AAATCATAGAGAAATCAGGGGAGGAAGGCGTCCCAGATCTAAGCCATGTCATGCACAACCTCCGCCCTGAGAGCATCCCCAATTTGCCACCAGGAGGTGGTCTTGCTAGCAA ACGCAGTGTAATTGAGGCTGTTTACAACAGGCTAAATCCACATAAAGAAGAAGATGGG AGTGGAGGTGACCTGGATGATCCCTGGTAG